A genomic window from Candidatus Obscuribacterales bacterium includes:
- the rpmB gene encoding 50S ribosomal protein L28, protein MARRCDVCGKGPMTGRNYTFLRSHYNPHNKRRWLPNLQPVKAIVGQTTMRMKVCTCCLKAGKVKRAV, encoded by the coding sequence ATGGCCAGACGTTGTGATGTTTGCGGCAAAGGACCGATGACCGGTCGTAACTACACGTTCCTGCGTTCGCACTACAACCCCCACAATAAGCGCCGCTGGCTCCCCAACCTGCAGCCGGTTAAGGCTATTGTTGGGCAAACAACCATGCGTATGAAGGTCTGCACTTGCTGCTTAAAAGCAGGCAAGGTTAAGAGAGCTGTTTAA